TGCTGATAGCGGAAATCGATCAGCGTGTTCAGCCCCTCGACCGCTTCGGCCACGACATCACCGCCGCGTCCGCCATCGCCGCCATCGGGGCCGCCGAACTCGATATATTTCTCGCGCCGGAAGCTGACCGCTCCCGCGCCGCCACCGCCAGAGCGGATATAGACCTTGGCCAGATCGAGAAATTTCATCGCCGTTCTCCTTTCCGTCCGCGATACGCGCTCATGTCGCAGCCTGCAAGAGAAGCGGTTGTATGGCTTGCTTTTCAACCAGAGATAGTATTTTTCGACCTCATTGATTTCTGGACATTTGAGGCACTCATGTCGAAAAAAATTACTGCCGAGCTTATCGGCACTTTCATCCTCGTTTTCTTCGGCTGCGGCTCCGCCGTGCTGATGGGCGATCAGATCGGCTATCACGGAATCGCAATGGCGTTCGGTCTGTCCATTGTCGCGGCGGCTTATGGGCTGGGCGCAATCTCGGGCGCGCATCTGAACCCGGCGGTGTCGCTCGGGTTTGTGCTGTCGGGCCGGATGCAGGCCAGCGAGCTGGCCGGCTACGTCATCGCCCAGATTGCCGGTGCAATTCTGGCGGCGCTGGTCATCCTGCTGATAGCCCAGGGCCGGGCCGATTATTCCGTCGCGGTTAACGGGCTGGGGCAGAACGGCTTTGGCGCGGGATATAACGGCGAATACAGCCTCATCGCGGCGCTTCTGTTCGAGTTCGTCGCGACATTCCTGTTCGTGACCGTGATCCTTGGTGCAACGCATTCCTCGGCGCCGGTCGGCTTCGCGGGGCTGGCCATCGGCCTGACCCTCGCGGCGATCCATCTTGTCGGCATTGACGTGACCGGCGTTTCGGTCAATCCG
The genomic region above belongs to Paracoccus sp. SCSIO 75233 and contains:
- a CDS encoding MIP family channel protein, which encodes MSKKITAELIGTFILVFFGCGSAVLMGDQIGYHGIAMAFGLSIVAAAYGLGAISGAHLNPAVSLGFVLSGRMQASELAGYVIAQIAGAILAALVILLIAQGRADYSVAVNGLGQNGFGAGYNGEYSLIAALLFEFVATFLFVTVILGATHSSAPVGFAGLAIGLTLAAIHLVGIDVTGVSVNPARSIGPALFAGGSALADLWVFIAAPLAGGAVAGILHGMGISRATDQAA